GCCTCATAGTTGGAGACTCGGACTTCCAGGGTGACGATCTCGGCTTCAATTTTCACGGCAGCCCGTACAAGTTCAATTAAAAGCAGCTTACCGAATCCCCGCCGTCGAAAATCTTTTTTGACGGCCAAACTGATGATATGAGCCTCTCCGGCCATCATCCAAAAGCCTGCAAAACCGACAATCTTCTCTAGATGTTCCTGCCCTACTTTATGGGGCGTTAGCCACTCTACTACCTTATGGGCTAACCCAGTGTTGACTTCAAACTTGGTCTGGAGTTCTTCAGGTTTGTCCAGTACTTCGGCGACAACGATGTAATGAGCCAAATGGTTTTCTAATTCACGCTGGTAGTTCATCGGCGGCCACATGGTGGGAAAGGCCTCACGATCTATGGCGGTCACTTGAGGAACGTCTTCCTGGGTCATCGGACGTACGATATAATGCATCTCAAGCCTCTGTACTCTTTGGATCCATCGATCCGTCCTTGTATCTTTCCCGTTCACTAAAAAGGCAGCCGCAATACTGCTGCCGATAAAGATCCATAGGCTTGGTGATCCTCCGGCTATCTGAGTACCGTTTTCTCAGGTCCGCGTACTTAAACCCAACTTCGGAGGATCGTTCGATCTCTCGGGCAACCTCGATGATTTTGTCATGCTGCTGCTGCGGACTGATCAACAAACTGCTGGTAAATGCATCATAGCCATTTTGGCAGGCGTATTCAGCCACCGTTTGGAGACGAATTTGATAACAGATTGGACAACGGTCTGATTCGTGGCCGACGATCGCCCTGAAATAACGTTCCAGGTCGTAGCCAGGATGTATCTCCAAAGGAATATCTTCTTTATCAG
This is a stretch of genomic DNA from Dehalogenimonas etheniformans. It encodes these proteins:
- the rimI gene encoding ribosomal protein S18-alanine N-acetyltransferase, which codes for MHYIVRPMTQEDVPQVTAIDREAFPTMWPPMNYQRELENHLAHYIVVAEVLDKPEELQTKFEVNTGLAHKVVEWLTPHKVGQEHLEKIVGFAGFWMMAGEAHIISLAVKKDFRRRGFGKLLLIELVRAAVKIEAEIVTLEVRVSNYEAQRLYLQYGFVGKGVRRAYYTDNREDALIMTLDDADSKECVAKFEQSRNNLKFGL
- a CDS encoding epoxyqueuosine reductase QueH produces the protein MSKLLVHCCCVHCSAYTLKYWRDSGYQVTAFWYNPNIHPFTEHQSRLAALTTLTDKEDIPLEIHPGYDLERYFRAIVGHESDRCPICYQIRLQTVAEYACQNGYDAFTSSLLISPQQQHDKIIEVAREIERSSEVGFKYADLRKRYSDSRRITKPMDLYRQQYCGCLFSERERYKDGSMDPKSTEA